From Planococcus halocryophilus, the proteins below share one genomic window:
- the accD gene encoding acetyl-CoA carboxylase, carboxyltransferase subunit beta: MAIIRDIFKRNKDTKEATMPSKSAKDVPEGLMTKCPSCKEITLTKDLEKNKKVCPKCDHHFKMTAYERINMLVDAGSFESMDDHLKSKNPLGFPGYTEKVQADSEKTGLNEAVLTGSGKLQGQDIVLAVMDSHFRMGSMGSVVGEKITRAIEVATDRKLPFIIFTASGGARMQEGVLSLMQMAKTSVALKRHSNEGLLFVSVLTHPTTGGVSASFASVGDINIAEPKALIGFAGRRVIEQTVREKLPEDFQTAEFLLAHGQLDAVVHRDSMQQTLATIVRLHTKGAIANG; encoded by the coding sequence ATGGCAATAATACGTGATATTTTTAAACGCAATAAAGATACCAAAGAAGCAACAATGCCTTCAAAATCTGCAAAAGATGTACCAGAAGGATTGATGACGAAATGTCCTTCATGTAAAGAAATTACGTTAACAAAAGATTTAGAGAAAAACAAAAAAGTTTGTCCTAAATGCGATCATCATTTTAAAATGACGGCATATGAACGAATAAATATGTTAGTTGACGCTGGAAGTTTTGAATCGATGGATGATCATTTGAAATCAAAAAATCCACTTGGTTTTCCAGGCTATACAGAAAAAGTTCAAGCTGACAGCGAGAAAACGGGCTTGAACGAAGCTGTTTTAACCGGCTCTGGTAAATTACAAGGTCAAGACATTGTACTCGCAGTAATGGATTCGCATTTCAGAATGGGTTCTATGGGGTCTGTTGTAGGTGAAAAAATCACTCGCGCAATTGAAGTAGCAACAGATCGCAAGTTGCCATTTATCATTTTCACAGCAAGTGGCGGAGCTCGTATGCAAGAAGGTGTGTTGTCTTTAATGCAGATGGCGAAAACTAGTGTAGCGTTAAAGCGCCACAGCAATGAAGGTTTACTTTTTGTCTCTGTTTTAACGCATCCAACGACAGGCGGAGTGTCAGCAAGTTTTGCATCAGTTGGAGATATTAATATTGCGGAACCAAAAGCCTTAATCGGTTTTGCGGGACGTCGTGTTATTGAGCAAACCGTTCGAGAAAAACTACCTGAAGATTTCCAAACGGCTGAGTTTTTGTTGGCACACGGACAATTAGATGCAGTAGTTCATCGTGATTCGATGCAACAAACATTGGCGACCATTGTGCGCCTTCATACGAAAGGAGCTATCGCAAATGGTTAA
- the accA gene encoding acetyl-CoA carboxylase carboxyl transferase subunit alpha — protein sequence MVKKNGKKTLAFEEPLIQLRAKILELKEYTKTAEVDLSSEISSLEERFSKLEEEIYENMKPWDRVQVARHPERPTTLDYIPMIFDDFIELHGDRLYGDDEAIVSGIACFNGQPVTIIGHQRGKDTKENVRRNFGMPHPEGYRKALRLMKQAEKFKRPIICLIDTKGAYPGKAAEERGQSEAIARNLVEMAGLEVPVLSIVIGEGGSGGALALGVGNQILMLENSTFSVISPEGAASILWKDSALAQTAAEAMKITAPDLLEMKIIEHMIPEVRGGAHHNPQKQASIMSEAIRRSLEELNGMSGEELIEQRYKKFKSIGVFSE from the coding sequence ATGGTTAAGAAGAACGGAAAGAAAACTTTAGCATTTGAAGAGCCGCTTATCCAGTTGCGAGCGAAAATTTTAGAGCTAAAAGAATATACAAAAACTGCCGAAGTAGATTTAAGTTCGGAAATTTCATCTTTAGAGGAGCGTTTTTCTAAACTCGAAGAAGAAATTTATGAAAACATGAAGCCTTGGGACCGTGTTCAAGTCGCCCGTCATCCTGAACGACCAACAACGCTCGATTATATTCCAATGATCTTTGATGATTTTATTGAATTACACGGGGATCGTCTATACGGAGATGATGAAGCAATCGTTAGTGGCATTGCCTGTTTTAACGGACAACCCGTAACAATCATCGGACACCAGCGCGGCAAAGATACGAAAGAAAATGTTCGACGGAATTTTGGTATGCCTCATCCAGAAGGATACCGTAAAGCGTTACGTTTGATGAAACAAGCTGAAAAGTTCAAGCGTCCTATTATTTGTTTAATCGATACAAAAGGTGCGTATCCTGGGAAGGCAGCGGAAGAACGGGGTCAAAGTGAAGCCATTGCACGTAACTTGGTTGAAATGGCGGGACTTGAAGTGCCTGTTCTATCCATTGTTATTGGTGAAGGTGGAAGTGGTGGAGCACTAGCATTAGGTGTCGGAAATCAAATTTTAATGTTAGAAAACTCGACTTTCTCAGTGATTTCTCCAGAAGGAGCAGCTTCGATTCTGTGGAAAGATTCAGCTCTTGCTCAAACTGCAGCAGAAGCGATGAAAATTACAGCGCCTGACTTACTAGAAATGAAAATCATTGAACATATGATTCCTGAAGTGCGCGGAGGAGCGCATCACAACCCACAAAAACAAGCATCTATTATGTCAGAAGCAATTAGACGATCGTTAGAAGAATTGAATGGCATGTCGGGTGAAGAATTAATCGAACAGCGCTATAAAAAATTCAAATCAATTGGTGTCTTCAGCGAATGA
- the pfkA gene encoding 6-phosphofructokinase has protein sequence MKKIGVLTSGGDSPGMNAAVRAVVRKAIYHGVEVAGVYSGYQGLIEGNIKNLEAGDVGDIIQRGGTKLYSARCEEFRTEAGQLKAIEQMKKEGLEGLVVIGGDGSYRGAMALTKRGFPCVGVPGTIDNDIPGTDYTIGFDTALNTVIEAIDKIRDTATSHERTFIVEVMGRDAGDLALWAGLAGGAETILIPEESYDIGDMIDRLQKGRDRGKRHSIIIVAEGVMGGNELKALIKEKADIETRVSVLGHIQRGGSPTARDRVLGSLFGARAVEVLIEGVGGRAIGMKNHQVVDYDMTEAFTAEHNADMSLYTLSKELAI, from the coding sequence ATGAAAAAAATTGGAGTATTAACAAGTGGAGGAGATTCGCCGGGGATGAATGCAGCTGTCCGTGCGGTTGTCCGTAAAGCAATTTATCATGGTGTTGAAGTTGCAGGCGTATATTCAGGTTACCAAGGGCTAATTGAGGGGAATATCAAAAATTTAGAAGCCGGCGATGTGGGCGATATCATTCAACGTGGGGGAACTAAATTATACTCAGCCCGTTGTGAAGAGTTTCGAACAGAAGCTGGTCAATTAAAAGCTATTGAACAAATGAAAAAAGAAGGCCTAGAAGGTTTAGTAGTTATTGGCGGAGATGGTTCATACCGTGGGGCAATGGCTTTGACTAAAAGAGGATTCCCTTGTGTTGGAGTTCCAGGAACGATCGACAACGACATTCCAGGAACAGACTACACCATCGGATTTGATACGGCATTAAATACAGTCATTGAAGCAATCGATAAAATCCGTGATACAGCAACAAGTCATGAACGGACATTTATTGTCGAAGTAATGGGACGTGATGCAGGCGACTTGGCTTTATGGGCAGGTCTTGCAGGTGGAGCCGAAACGATTTTGATTCCAGAAGAAAGCTATGACATTGGTGATATGATCGACCGTTTACAAAAAGGCCGAGACCGTGGTAAACGTCACAGTATCATTATCGTGGCAGAAGGCGTCATGGGTGGTAACGAACTAAAAGCACTTATTAAAGAAAAAGCTGATATTGAAACACGTGTTTCAGTACTGGGACATATTCAACGCGGAGGTTCTCCAACAGCACGAGATCGTGTGCTAGGAAGTTTGTTTGGTGCACGTGCAGTTGAAGTTCTTATTGAAGGTGTCGGAGGACGAGCTATTGGCATGAAGAATCATCAGGTGGTAGACTATGATATGACAGAAGCATTTACTGCAGAGCACAATGCTGACATGAGCTTATATACATTGTCCAAAGAATTAGCAATTTAA
- the pyk gene encoding pyruvate kinase, which translates to MRKTKIVCTIGPASESPELLERLIEAGMNVARLNFSHGNHEEHALRIKRIREAADKAGKIVGILLDTKGPEIRTHQMENDSIELVTGQKIEVSMTEVLGTAERFSITYDQLIEDVKAGSIILLDDGLIELRVESLDMENGMIHTSVQNAGTLKSKKGVNVPGVSVQLPGITEKDAQDILFGIEQNVDFVAASFVRRSSDVMEIRGLLEKNNGSHIQIIPKIENQEGVDNIDEIIMVSDGLMVARGDLGVEIPAEEVPLVQKSLIEKCNSAGKPVITATQMLDSMQRNPRPTRAEASDVANAIFDGTDAIMLSGETAAGIYPVESVETMHRIAETTESALNYKQIVSNRRKEKESNMTEAIGQAVAYTALNLKVRAIIAPTESGTTAKMISKYRPGAPIIAVTSSERPARKLSLVWGVQPIIGASVHSTDELLENAVDESLKHGYVKHGDLVVITAGVPVGQAGTTNLMKVHVIGDILAKGQGIGKTVAFAETVVVRNAEEALAVDTEGKIIVTIGTDREMMPAINKCAGIITEEGGLTSHAAVVGLSLGIPVIVGVKEATSLIKNTYDITMDAESGIVYHGHASVL; encoded by the coding sequence TTGAGAAAAACGAAGATTGTTTGTACGATTGGTCCGGCAAGTGAATCACCTGAACTACTAGAACGCTTAATCGAAGCGGGAATGAACGTAGCTCGTTTAAACTTTTCGCACGGTAATCACGAAGAACACGCTTTACGTATTAAACGAATTCGCGAAGCAGCTGATAAAGCTGGTAAAATTGTTGGGATTTTGTTGGACACAAAAGGTCCTGAGATTCGTACACATCAGATGGAGAACGATTCAATTGAACTAGTAACAGGTCAGAAAATCGAAGTTTCTATGACTGAAGTGTTGGGGACTGCTGAGCGATTTTCAATTACTTACGACCAATTAATCGAAGATGTTAAGGCAGGATCAATCATTCTTTTGGATGATGGCTTGATCGAATTGCGTGTTGAAAGTCTCGATATGGAAAACGGCATGATCCATACATCAGTTCAAAATGCTGGAACATTAAAAAGTAAAAAAGGTGTTAACGTTCCAGGCGTTTCAGTTCAATTGCCTGGTATTACTGAAAAAGATGCACAAGATATCTTATTTGGCATTGAACAAAACGTTGATTTTGTTGCGGCTTCATTTGTTAGAAGAAGTTCAGATGTGATGGAAATCCGTGGCTTGCTTGAAAAAAACAACGGCTCGCATATTCAAATTATTCCGAAAATCGAAAACCAAGAAGGTGTCGACAATATTGATGAAATCATTATGGTTTCCGATGGCTTGATGGTGGCACGTGGAGATTTAGGCGTAGAAATTCCAGCAGAAGAAGTTCCGCTAGTTCAAAAATCATTGATCGAAAAATGCAATAGTGCAGGTAAACCGGTTATTACCGCTACGCAAATGTTAGATTCTATGCAGCGTAATCCGCGCCCGACACGCGCAGAAGCAAGTGACGTTGCTAACGCAATTTTTGATGGCACAGACGCTATTATGTTGTCAGGTGAAACGGCCGCGGGTATTTATCCTGTCGAATCAGTCGAAACGATGCACCGCATTGCCGAAACGACAGAATCTGCGTTAAATTATAAGCAAATTGTTTCAAATAGAAGAAAAGAAAAAGAGTCGAATATGACAGAAGCGATTGGTCAAGCTGTAGCTTATACGGCTTTGAACTTAAAGGTTCGTGCCATTATTGCACCAACTGAAAGTGGCACAACGGCGAAAATGATTTCTAAATATCGCCCTGGAGCACCAATCATCGCAGTAACTTCTTCAGAACGTCCAGCGCGCAAACTATCTTTAGTATGGGGCGTACAACCAATTATTGGTGCGTCAGTCCATTCGACAGATGAATTGCTCGAAAATGCGGTTGACGAAAGCTTGAAGCACGGCTATGTGAAACACGGCGATCTTGTCGTTATCACAGCAGGTGTCCCTGTAGGACAAGCGGGTACAACTAACTTAATGAAAGTTCATGTTATTGGCGATATCCTGGCTAAAGGTCAAGGAATTGGCAAAACAGTAGCATTCGCTGAAACTGTAGTTGTTCGCAATGCAGAAGAAGCTTTGGCAGTTGATACGGAAGGTAAAATCATTGTCACAATCGGAACAGATCGTGAAATGATGCCAGCCATCAACAAATGTGCTGGAATTATAACTGAAGAAGGTGGCTTAACGAGCCATGCGGCAGTAGTTGGATTGAGCCTTGGAATCCCGGTAATTGTTGGGGTGAAAGAAGCAACTTCACTTATTAAGAATACCTATGATATTACGATGGATGCAGAATCAGGCATTGTTTATCACGGCCATGCTAGTGTCCTATAA
- a CDS encoding FxsA family protein, with translation MMKWIFLALIIVPSLELALLIWAGGKLGFFATMAIIVATGLLGAFLAKKQGIKALKDIQTGMNSFQAPGDQLLNAAFILVGGVLLLTPGFISDAIGFTMLFSPTQKIYKPFIYRMIHKKMKNTRVIVG, from the coding sequence ATGATGAAATGGATTTTCCTAGCCTTAATTATTGTTCCATCGCTTGAATTGGCTTTGCTAATTTGGGCAGGAGGCAAACTCGGATTTTTTGCGACGATGGCAATTATCGTGGCAACCGGTTTGCTGGGTGCTTTTCTTGCTAAAAAACAAGGTATTAAAGCCCTAAAAGATATCCAAACAGGAATGAATAGTTTTCAAGCTCCTGGAGATCAATTGTTGAATGCGGCATTTATTTTAGTTGGTGGTGTGCTATTGCTAACGCCTGGATTTATCTCGGATGCGATAGGGTTCACTATGCTATTTAGCCCCACTCAAAAAATATATAAGCCGTTTATTTATCGAATGATTCATAAAAAGATGAAAAACACCCGGGTTATCGTAGGGTAA
- the citZ gene encoding citrate synthase, whose translation MTSSKGLEGVVATQSAISSIIDDTLTYVGYDIDDLAVNASFEEVIYLLWHQRLPKAAELAELKQQLADNMAVPQAVLDHFKTYDIKNVHPMAALRTAVSMLGLFDEEAEVMEPEANYRKAIKIQAKISTLVTAFGRIRSGKEPVAPKTDLSFAANFLYMLSGEVPAAIEEEAFNKALVLHADHELNASTFTARVAVATLSDVYSGVTAAIGALKGPLHGGANEQVMKMLTEIGSVDNVEKVINEKLANKEKIMGFGHRVYRKGDPRAKHLRDMSQKLTKIRGEEKWYDMSVKIDEIVTGQKNLPPNVDFYSASVYHSLNIEHDLFTPIFAVSRTSGWLAHILEQYSNNRLIRPRAEYIGPGMQTYVPVEER comes from the coding sequence ATGACATCGTCAAAAGGTTTAGAAGGTGTAGTAGCAACACAATCCGCGATCAGTTCGATCATTGATGACACACTTACATATGTCGGCTATGATATCGATGATTTAGCCGTAAATGCCAGCTTTGAAGAAGTGATTTACCTGTTATGGCACCAACGTTTGCCAAAAGCAGCTGAATTAGCGGAATTGAAGCAACAATTGGCGGACAACATGGCCGTTCCACAAGCTGTGTTAGATCACTTTAAAACATACGACATCAAAAACGTGCACCCAATGGCGGCACTTCGCACAGCCGTATCAATGCTTGGCTTGTTTGACGAAGAAGCTGAAGTAATGGAACCGGAAGCAAATTACCGCAAAGCCATCAAAATTCAGGCAAAAATTTCAACTTTGGTAACGGCTTTCGGTCGCATTCGTAGCGGCAAAGAACCGGTTGCCCCGAAAACAGATTTAAGCTTTGCAGCAAACTTCTTGTACATGTTGTCTGGTGAAGTGCCAGCAGCCATCGAAGAAGAAGCGTTCAACAAAGCGTTAGTGCTTCACGCGGACCACGAATTAAACGCATCAACGTTCACGGCACGTGTAGCTGTCGCTACGTTGTCTGACGTTTATTCAGGTGTCACAGCAGCCATTGGCGCATTAAAAGGACCTCTTCACGGTGGAGCGAACGAACAAGTGATGAAGATGTTAACGGAAATCGGCTCGGTCGATAACGTGGAAAAAGTCATCAACGAAAAACTAGCGAACAAAGAAAAAATCATGGGCTTTGGCCACCGTGTATACCGTAAAGGCGATCCACGTGCGAAGCACTTACGTGACATGTCTCAAAAATTGACAAAAATTCGCGGCGAAGAAAAATGGTACGACATGTCGGTGAAAATCGATGAAATCGTTACGGGCCAGAAAAACTTGCCGCCAAATGTAGATTTTTACTCGGCATCGGTTTATCATAGCTTGAACATCGAACACGACTTGTTTACACCAATCTTTGCAGTTTCGCGTACATCAGGTTGGTTAGCTCATATCCTTGAGCAGTACTCAAACAACCGCTTGATCCGCCCACGTGCGGAATACATCGGACCGGGTATGCAAACTTACGTGCCAGTTGAAGAAAGATAA
- the icd gene encoding NADP-dependent isocitrate dehydrogenase: MTNGEKISVENGVLNVPNNAVIPYIIGDGTGPDIWNAASRVLEEAVTKAYNGEKSIVWKEVLAGQKAFDETGEWLPEETLNVIREYLIAIKGPLTTPIGGGIRSLNVALRQELDLYTCLRPVRYFEGVPSPVKRPEDTDMVIFRENTEDIYAGIEYANGSDEVKKLIAFLQDEMGVKNIRFPESSGIGIKPISEEGTKRLVRAAINYAITEGRESLTLVHKGNIMKFTEGAFKNWGYEVAEQEFGDKVFTWNEYDAIKDEKGTDAANKAQEEALASGKILVKDSIADIFLQQILTRPSEFDVVATMNLNGDYVSDALAAQVGGIGIAPGANINYDTGHAIFEATHGTAPKYAGLDKVNPSSVILSGVLMLEHLGWAEAAKMITNSMEKTIASKVVTYDFARLMDGATEVKCSEFADELIKNL; encoded by the coding sequence ATGACTAACGGCGAAAAAATTTCAGTAGAAAACGGTGTTTTGAACGTACCTAACAATGCAGTTATTCCATATATTATTGGTGATGGAACTGGACCGGATATTTGGAACGCAGCTTCACGCGTTTTAGAAGAAGCAGTAACAAAAGCTTACAACGGCGAAAAATCAATTGTTTGGAAAGAAGTTTTAGCAGGACAAAAAGCATTTGACGAAACTGGCGAATGGCTTCCTGAAGAAACGTTAAATGTAATCCGTGAATACTTGATCGCAATCAAAGGTCCTTTGACAACGCCAATCGGTGGCGGTATCCGTTCATTGAACGTGGCACTACGTCAAGAATTAGATCTATACACTTGCTTGCGTCCAGTTCGCTATTTTGAAGGTGTACCTTCTCCAGTTAAGCGTCCTGAAGATACGGACATGGTTATTTTCCGTGAAAACACAGAAGATATCTACGCTGGTATTGAATACGCTAACGGTTCGGATGAAGTGAAAAAATTGATCGCTTTCCTACAAGACGAAATGGGCGTTAAAAACATCCGTTTCCCTGAGTCTTCAGGTATTGGTATCAAACCAATTTCAGAAGAAGGAACAAAACGTTTAGTTCGTGCTGCCATCAACTATGCAATCACTGAAGGCCGCGAATCATTAACACTTGTTCATAAAGGAAACATCATGAAGTTCACTGAAGGAGCTTTCAAAAACTGGGGCTATGAAGTGGCTGAGCAAGAATTCGGCGATAAAGTATTTACTTGGAACGAATACGATGCAATTAAAGATGAAAAAGGTACAGACGCTGCGAACAAAGCACAAGAAGAAGCTCTTGCTTCAGGAAAAATTCTTGTTAAAGATTCAATCGCTGATATCTTCTTACAACAAATCCTTACACGTCCAAGCGAGTTCGATGTTGTTGCAACAATGAACTTAAACGGAGATTACGTTTCTGATGCTTTGGCTGCTCAAGTAGGCGGAATTGGTATCGCTCCTGGAGCGAACATCAACTACGATACTGGACATGCGATTTTTGAAGCTACTCACGGAACAGCTCCTAAATATGCTGGTCTTGATAAAGTAAACCCATCATCTGTTATTCTTTCAGGCGTATTAATGCTTGAGCACTTAGGATGGGCTGAAGCTGCTAAAATGATCACAAACTCTATGGAGAAAACAATTGCTTCTAAAGTTGTAACTTACGACTTTGCACGTCTAATGGACGGCGCTACAGAAGTGAAATGCTCTGAGTTTGCTGACGAATTAATCAAAAACTTATAA
- the mdh gene encoding malate dehydrogenase — translation MTFKRTKISVIGSGFTGATAAFLLAQKELADIVLVDIPNMEDPAKGKALDMAEAGPVLGFDARIKGTANYEDTKDSDLVIITAGIARKPGMSRDDLVQTNQKVMKSVTADIMKYSPETTIIVLTNPVDAMTYTVFKASGLPKERVIGQSGVLDTARFRTFVAEELDVSVKDVTGFVLGGHGDDMVPLIRYSYAGGVPLDSLIPKVRLDEIVARTRKGGAEIVNLLGNGSAYYAPAASLVEMAEAIIKDQRRIMPSIAYLEGEYGMNGIYLGVPTILGAGGIEKIIEIDLNEEEQALLNQSAESVKAVMKVLG, via the coding sequence ATGACATTCAAACGTACAAAGATTTCAGTGATTGGATCTGGTTTTACTGGGGCGACAGCAGCTTTCTTATTGGCTCAAAAAGAATTGGCTGATATTGTTTTGGTCGATATTCCGAACATGGAAGATCCAGCGAAAGGCAAAGCTTTGGATATGGCAGAAGCTGGCCCTGTGCTGGGATTTGATGCTCGCATAAAAGGTACAGCTAATTACGAAGACACAAAAGACTCTGATTTAGTTATTATTACTGCGGGAATTGCACGTAAGCCAGGTATGAGTCGTGATGATTTGGTCCAAACCAACCAGAAAGTGATGAAATCTGTAACTGCAGATATTATGAAATACTCTCCTGAAACAACAATTATTGTTTTAACCAACCCGGTTGATGCAATGACTTATACTGTTTTCAAAGCATCTGGATTACCGAAAGAGCGGGTCATTGGGCAGTCAGGTGTTTTAGATACGGCACGTTTTAGAACGTTTGTAGCCGAAGAGCTAGATGTATCAGTTAAAGACGTTACAGGGTTCGTCTTAGGTGGTCACGGAGATGATATGGTTCCGCTTATTCGGTATTCTTATGCCGGTGGTGTGCCGTTAGATTCGTTAATTCCTAAAGTGCGTTTAGACGAAATTGTTGCGAGAACGCGTAAAGGTGGCGCGGAAATTGTTAATTTGTTAGGGAATGGTTCTGCTTATTATGCGCCAGCTGCGTCACTTGTAGAAATGGCCGAGGCCATTATAAAAGATCAACGTCGTATTATGCCGTCTATCGCTTATTTAGAAGGTGAGTATGGCATGAATGGTATTTATTTAGGTGTGCCAACAATTTTAGGAGCAGGCGGCATTGAGAAAATTATTGAAATCGATTTAAATGAAGAAGAACAAGCGCTGTTAAATCAATCTGCCGAGTCCGTAAAGGCAGTTATGAAAGTATTAGGTTAA
- a CDS encoding MaoC/PaaZ C-terminal domain-containing protein, which produces MLLGKKRKLGRRVEDIKIGENLKLTEKIEDKDLLLYLGLTNDSNPLYIQHDFASQTTFEKPVVPNIMLTGILTSAISKYIPGPGSYITSQQLNFLKPVYHYATVDFTLEVVEVDIVHNRVVVRVEGIDEQGVIVVQGQITANPPQTIE; this is translated from the coding sequence TTGTTGCTTGGGAAAAAGCGGAAATTAGGTCGACGTGTGGAAGACATTAAAATCGGTGAAAACTTAAAGCTGACAGAAAAGATTGAAGACAAGGATCTTCTTCTTTATCTTGGTTTAACGAATGATAGCAATCCGCTTTATATTCAACATGATTTCGCGTCACAGACAACTTTTGAAAAGCCTGTAGTACCGAATATTATGTTGACGGGTATTTTAACGTCTGCGATATCTAAATATATACCGGGACCTGGATCGTACATTACTAGCCAACAGTTAAATTTTTTAAAACCGGTCTATCATTACGCGACAGTCGACTTTACATTGGAAGTTGTCGAAGTGGATATCGTGCACAATAGAGTCGTCGTCCGAGTTGAAGGAATCGATGAGCAAGGTGTAATAGTAGTACAAGGACAAATTACTGCTAATCCACCGCAAACAATTGAATAA
- a CDS encoding response regulator transcription factor, whose product MLKKILIIEDEHSIATLLSYNLVQAGFETIIANDGKQGYDLALSENPSLIVLDLMLPSMDGVEVCKSLRQQKINIPIIMLTAKGDEFDKVLGLELGADDYMTKPFSPREVVARIKAVLRRASNVPTPQQDASQPISLGKLDVYPDRFEVFLNKEQIEFTPKEFELLVYLMENKNRVLTRDQLLSAVWKYDFAGDTRIVDVHISHLREKIEENSRKPTFIKTIRGLGYKFEEPKGL is encoded by the coding sequence ATGCTGAAGAAAATATTGATTATTGAAGATGAACATTCAATCGCGACATTACTATCTTATAATTTGGTCCAAGCAGGTTTTGAAACGATTATTGCCAATGATGGCAAACAAGGCTATGATTTGGCATTAAGTGAAAATCCATCATTAATTGTATTGGATTTAATGTTGCCATCGATGGACGGAGTAGAAGTTTGTAAATCGCTGCGTCAGCAAAAAATCAATATTCCAATCATTATGTTGACAGCTAAAGGCGATGAATTTGATAAAGTATTGGGGTTAGAACTCGGCGCAGACGATTATATGACAAAACCTTTTAGTCCGAGAGAAGTTGTGGCACGCATAAAAGCAGTATTAAGAAGAGCGAGTAATGTTCCAACTCCACAGCAAGATGCTTCTCAGCCAATCTCTCTCGGTAAACTGGATGTTTATCCAGACCGATTTGAAGTATTCCTTAATAAAGAGCAGATAGAGTTTACACCAAAAGAATTTGAATTGCTTGTCTATTTAATGGAAAATAAAAATCGCGTACTCACACGCGATCAATTGTTGAGTGCAGTTTGGAAATATGACTTTGCGGGGGATACGCGCATAGTGGATGTTCATATTAGTCATTTACGCGAGAAGATAGAAGAAAATAGCCGGAAACCAACTTTTATTAAAACGATTCGGGGACTTGGCTATAAGTTTGAGGAACCAAAAGGCTTATGA